Proteins encoded within one genomic window of Erinaceus europaeus chromosome 13, mEriEur2.1, whole genome shotgun sequence:
- the LOC132542548 gene encoding uncharacterized protein LOC132542548: MARPKTSPLGEGMAEDDFCVLSTLGAGSFSVVMLARHRHSGKKVVIKKMKMLGQTGLEMARDECSIMRGLSHPNIMPLLGTIETAFQLLLVMPYVRGGDLRDYLCRKGPMREEEARRVFRQLASAMEYCHAKGIAHRDLKPENILLQSLDRVKITDFGLSGHFLQQSMDSLQGTLGYMAPEIVTGGTYGPGVDIWSLGVVLYEMVKGHLPQERPIWTLFRRKPRLSQELQHLLHRMLNSDPKERIGWPEILSHPWVTQGMGPMEAYREPTSSDEPAPADQSIPSSLLPSMKKRASRSRSRSRRRCVSAPPALGTGSWEQDKAREPGQPPKCSSLPVFTSTSTPSLAPPVVPPNTPHSSCPASGPSPSSAAAPAPGEESCPPSGQGPQASSPSSTWIPIRHGAARRLLNHLLRLCCGCCLGPHKGGRTRVHPLRT, encoded by the coding sequence ATGGCCCGGCCTAAGACCTCTCCATTGGGAGAGGGAATGGCCGAGGACGACTTCTGTGTGCTGAGCACCCTTGGGGCCGGCAGCTTCTCTGTCGTCATGCTGGCCCGGCATCGTCACAGCGGCAAAAAAGTTGTGATCAAGAAGATGAAGATGCTGGGGCAGACAGGCCTGGAGATGGCGCGTGACGAGTGCAGCATCATGCGAGGTCTGAGCCACCCCAACATCATGCCCCTGCTCGGCACCATAGAGACGGCATTCCAACTGCTGCTGGTCATGCCCTACGTGAGGGGGGGAGACCTGCGGGACTACCTCTGCCGCAAGGGCcccatgagggaggaggaggccagaagGGTGTTCCGCCAGTTGGCCTCGGCTATGGAATATTGCCACGCCAAAGGAATCGCTCACAGGGACCTCAAACCTGAGAATATTCTCCTGCAAAGCCTGGACCGGGTCAAGATCACGGACTTTGGCCtgagtggccattttctccagcAGTCCATGGACAGCCTGCAGGGCACCTTAGGCTACATGGCGCCCGAGATAGTGACGGGGGGCACCTACGGCCCCGGGgtggacatctggagcctgggggtggtgTTGTATGAAATGGTGAAAGGTCACCTGCCACAGGAACGACCCATCTGGACTCTATTCAGAAGGAAGCCCCGGCTCTCCCAGGAGCTCCaacaccttctgcaccgcatgctGAACTCTGACCCCAAGGAGCGAATTGGGTGGCCAGAGATCCTGAGCCACCCATGGGTGACCCAGGGCATGGGACCCATGGAAGCCTACAGGGAACCCACCTCCTCCGATGAGCCAGCCCCAGCTGACCAGTCCATTCCTTCCAGCCTGCTGCCAAGTATGAAGAAGAGGGCCAGCagaagcaggagcaggagcaggaggaggtgtgTGTCTGCCCCACCAGCCCTGGGCACCGGCTCCTGGGAGCAGGACAAAGCCCGGGAGCCTGGCCAACCCCCCAAGTGCTCCAGTCTCCCTGTCTTTACGTCCAcgtccacccccagcctggcACCCCCAGTGGTGCCTCCCAACACACCACACAGCAGCTGTCCTGCCTccggcccctccccctcctctgcagcaGCCCCAGCACCTGGGGAGGAGAGCTGCCCCCCCTCGGGCCAGGGCCCACAGGCCAGCAGCCCCTCCTCCACCTGGATCCCCATCCGCCATGGGGCAGCCCGCAGGCTGCTGAACCATCTCCTGCGGCTTTGTTGCGGCTGCTGTCTGGGTCCCCACAAGGGCGGCAGGACACGGGTCCACCCGCTCAGGACATGA